A genomic region of Natrarchaeobaculum sulfurireducens contains the following coding sequences:
- a CDS encoding DUF6036 family nucleotidyltransferase, which produces MRPTFGREYIENEFQRIADGLSDPLTVYLIGGGAMSLHDLKGATKDIDLVVADSDAYGQLWAVLMGLGYAEVQSLDADYRALGATSCVENADRCRLDIFNQQVANKLVLTEGMRERSKSFLATDQLTVRLVRNEDIFLFKSVAGRDDDIEDMNMLVQTGLDYDVVRGELEAQIDRLGDDQFATFVNEALVDLEEQYGVTTPIEDRVQELTTRYYRGLEVLQALDVPMTVDELAADLDLDVAEVRDRVAYLAEFDRIVHDDETVRPTE; this is translated from the coding sequence ATGAGACCAACGTTCGGACGCGAGTACATCGAGAACGAGTTCCAACGAATCGCAGATGGATTATCTGACCCGCTCACGGTCTATCTGATTGGTGGGGGCGCGATGTCGCTACACGATCTTAAGGGCGCGACAAAGGATATCGATCTGGTCGTCGCTGACAGTGACGCGTACGGCCAGCTGTGGGCTGTCCTAATGGGCCTCGGGTATGCGGAGGTACAATCGCTGGACGCCGATTACCGGGCGCTGGGCGCGACCAGCTGCGTCGAGAACGCTGACAGGTGCCGCCTCGACATCTTCAATCAGCAGGTCGCGAACAAGCTCGTGCTGACTGAGGGAATGCGGGAACGCAGCAAGTCGTTCCTCGCGACGGATCAACTGACCGTCCGCCTAGTCAGGAACGAGGATATCTTCCTGTTCAAGTCGGTCGCAGGGCGGGACGACGACATTGAAGACATGAATATGCTCGTGCAGACTGGTCTCGACTACGACGTCGTCCGAGGTGAACTCGAAGCGCAGATCGACCGGCTCGGCGACGACCAATTCGCCACCTTCGTGAACGAGGCCTTGGTTGACCTCGAGGAGCAGTACGGAGTGACCACGCCAATCGAGGACCGCGTCCAGGAGCTAACGACGCGGTACTACCGTGGGCTCGAAGTGCTCCAGGCGCTTGACGTTCCGATGACCGTCGACGAACTAGCTGCCGATCTGGACCTAGACGTCGCTGAGGTCCGAGACCGG